One stretch of Rhizophagus irregularis chromosome 6, complete sequence DNA includes these proteins:
- a CDS encoding uncharacterized protein (SECRETED:cutsite_VIG-DN; SECRETED:prob_0.7555); SECRETED:SignalP(1-15): MKIMVVIIIMMMVIGDNNNDNDNYDGDNNDDGDDSDDGDDNDNDGGDGDNNNDEEEEEELYPLLSDVVAEKAAKLKKFILVSYATLIDPRFLTSSV, from the coding sequence atgaaaataatggtggtaattataattatgatgatgGTGATTGGTgataataataacgataatgataattatgatggggataataatgatgatggtgatgatagtgatgatggtgatgataatgataatgatggtGGCGATGGTGACAATAATAATGACGAGGAGGAGGAGGAAGAACTATACCCACTATTAAGTGACGTGGTAGCAGAGAAGGCTgccaagttaaaaaaatttatattggtATCATATGCTACGCTCATAGATCCAAGATTTCTTACAAGTTCAGTGTAG